The Glycine soja cultivar W05 chromosome 8, ASM419377v2, whole genome shotgun sequence genome has a window encoding:
- the LOC114423274 gene encoding PH, RCC1 and FYVE domains-containing protein 1-like isoform X2, whose protein sequence is MKTAPGERNIEQAITSLKKGSYLLKYGRRGKPKFCPFRLSNDESLLLWYSGKEEKQLKLSTVSRIIPGQRTATFQRYPRPEKEYQSFSLIYNDRSLDLICKDKDEAEIWFVGLKALVTRGNNCKWRLESRTDDSLYYDSPNSGTRRSTPSFSDPGDAGGGAFDLQNRWVKAFSEIISYTAASKSSSQAESLANSSLSSGSVDNSSNRNSASEAFRVSLSSAVSSSSQGSYHEDFDSIGDVFIWGEGIADGILGGGVHRVGALSSSEMDAFLPKALESKLVLDVHSIGCGYRHAVIVTKQGDIFSWGEESGGRLGHGVEMDVFHPKLIDTLGGVNIELVACGEYHTCAVTYSGDLYTWGDGTHNSGMLGHGNEVSHWIPKKVSGNLEGLRVSYVSCGPWHTAIVTSAGQLFTFGDGTFGALGHGDLSSANIPREVETLKGLRTTRVACGVWHTAAVVEVVNESVESSTRSSNGRLFTWGDGDKSQLGHADREPRLVPECVNALSTENICRVACGHSLTIALTTSGLVYTMGSTAHGQLGCPASDGKVPTRVGDKIADSFVEDIACGSYHVAVLTSKAEVYTWGKGLNGQLGHGDSDHRNKPALVEFLKDKQVKSVFCGSNFTAVVCLHKWIPSVDHSTCVGCRNPFNFRRKRHNCYNCGLVFCKSCTSKKSIKASLAPSSNKPYRVCDDCYLKLKKAAAESVPSVQTPSLRSVSLQDNRITKVQGTLLRLASFGSIIQTESSQSKLPDSQDSHLFPALNGKPLMRGFAPSKSSNSLSIDSKKHLSVSEPSARISCQSTSSVSSKSSPRQSYEDINDHLKHRNDILSQEVISLRTQVEDLTHKSKSLEAELERTSKQLKEVTAVAADEAGKCKSAKEIIKSLTAQLKEMVERLPEGHNTDSSTEPYAENSSSILHHSLDESHIRNTVIPKNEGSSNVSNLILANGAKTQSVKAEWVVQDEPGVYVSLSSQPGGGNELRRVRFSRRHFTEEQAEKWWAENGTKILERHNIVAL, encoded by the exons ATG AAAACGGCTCCTGGCGAGAGAAACATCGAGCAG gCAATTACATCTCTTAAGAAAGGCTCATATCTGCTGAAGTACGGGCGAAGAGGGAAGCCGAAGTTCTGCCCATTTAGGCTTTCCAAT GACGAGTCTCTACTCTTATGGTACTCTGGCAAGGAAGAGAAACAGCTTAAGCTCAGTACGGTTTCAAGGATCATTCCTGGGCAGCGAACT GCAACATTTCAGCGGTATCCACGGCCTGAAAAGGAATATCAGTCATTTTCTCTTATATACAATGATAGGTCCTTGGATTTG ATATGTAAGGATAAAGATGAAGCTGAAATCTGGTTTGTTGGTCTTAAGGCATTAGTTACTCGAGGTAACAACTGCAAGTGGAGATTGGAATCAAGAACTGATGACAGTTTGTATTATGATAGTCCAAATTCTGGCACACGAAGATCCACTCCATCATTCTCT GACCCTGGAGATGCTGGCGGAGGTGCTTTTGATTTGCAAAATAGATGGGTAAAGGCTTTCTCTGAAATAATTTCTTACACTGCAGCTAGTAAGAGTTCCAGCCAAGCTGAATCACTTGCAAATTCCTCTTTATCCTCTGGGTCTGTGGATAACTCAAGCAATCGAAATTCTGCATCTGAGGCATTTCGAGTTAGTTTATCTAGTGCTGTAAGTTCCTCCAGCCAGGGTTCttatcatgaagattttgattcCATAGGTGATGTTTTTATTTGGGGAGAAGGTATCGCCGATGGAATTCTTGGTGGTGGTGTACATAGAGTTGGAGCCTTATCTAGTTCTGAGATGGATGCATTCCTTCCCAAGGCACTAGAATCAAAGTTAGTTCTAGATGTTCATAGTATTGGTTGTGGCTACAGACATGCTGTTATAGTTACCAAGCAGGGAGATATATTTAGTTGGGGAGAGGAGTCAGGAGGTAGGCTTGGACATGGTGTTGAAATGGATGTTTTTCACCCGAAGCTCATTGACACTCTTGGTGGCGTGAATATCGAGTTAGTAGCATGTGGAGAATATCATACGTGCGCTGTTACTTATTCTGGGGATCTTTATACATGGGGTGATGGTACGCACAATTCTGGCATGCTTGGGCATGGAAATGAAGTCAGTCACTGGATTCCCAAGAAAGTAAGTGGTAACTTGGAGGGTTTACGTGTATCATATGTGTCCTGTGGACCTTGGCACACAGCTATTGTTACATCAGCTGGGCAGTTGTTCACATTTGGTGATGGAACTTTTGGTGCCTTGGGACATGGAGATCTTAGTAGCGCAAATATTCCTCGGGAAGTAGAAACTTTGAAAGGGTTGAGAACAACCAGGGTTGCCTGTGGTGTTTGGCACACTGCTGCAGTTGTTGAGGTGGTAAATGAATCTGTGGAATCTTCTACACGCTCATCTAATGGAAGACTGTTCACCTGGGGTGATGGAGATAAAAGCCAACTTGGACATGCTGATAGGGAACCTAGACTAGTTCCTGAGTGTGTAAATGCATTGAGTACTGAAAACATTTGCCGAGTGGCTTGTGGCCACAGTCTTACAATTGCTTTGACAACGTCAGGACTTGTATATACAATGGGAAGTACAGCACATGGACAACTTGGCTGTCCTGCATCTGATGGGAAAGTCCCTACACGTGTTGGAGATAAAATTGCTGATAGTTTTGTAGAAGATATTGCCTGTGGTTCATATCATGTTGCAGTCCTGACTTCCAAGGCAGAGGTTTACACATGGGGAAAGGGTTTGAATGGGCAATTAGGTCATGGAGACAGTGATCACAGGAATAAACCTGCACTTGTTGAGTTCTTAAAAGATAAACAAGTGAAAAGTGTTTTTTGTGGTTCAAACTTTACTGCTGTTGTATGTCTTCATAAATGGATACCAAGTGTTGATCATTCTACTTGTGTTGGATGTCGCAATCCATTTAATTTCAGAAGAAAACGTCATAATTGTTACAACTGTGGACTTGTGTTTTGCAAATCATGCACCAGCAAGAAGTCTATAAAAGCTTCCCTTGCTCCCAGTTCCAACAAGCCGTATCGAGTCTGTGATGACTGTTATCTTAAACTTAAGAAAGCTGCCGCTGAATCAGTACCCTCGGTGCAAACTCCTAGCTTGAGAAGTGTAAGTTTGCAAGACAATAGAATCACTAAAGTACAGGGAACACTATTAAGGCTTGCATCTTTTGGCTCTATTATTCAAACAGAAAGTAGTCAATCAAAGCTTCCAGATTCACAAGATAGCCATCTTTTCCCAGCTTTAAATGGAAAACCACTGATGAGGGGTTTTGCtccttcaaaatcatcaaattcTCTTTCTATTGATTCCAAGAAACACCTTTCAGTTTCTGAGCCTTCTGCAAGAATATCTTGTCAATCAACATCATCagtttcatcaaagtcaagTCCAAGACAATCTTATGAAGATATAAATGACCATTTAAAGCACAGAAATGATATTTTAAGTCAAGAAGTTATAAGTTTAAGGACACAG GTTGAAGACCTTACTCACAAGTCAAAAAGTTTAGAGGCTGAACTTGAGAGAACATCAAAGCAATTGAAGGAAGTGACTGCAGTAGCTGCAGATGAAGCTGGAAAGTGTAAATCAGCAAAAGAGATCATAAAGTCATTGACTGCACAG TTGAAAGAAATGGTGGAAAGACTGCCAGAAGGACATAATACTGACTCCAGTACAGAGCCCTATGCTGAAAACAGTAGTAGTATTCTGCATCATTCCTTAGATGAGAGCCATATAAGAAACACGGTCATTCCCAAAAATGAAGGCAGCAGCAATGTATCAAATCTGATATTAGCTAATGGTGCCAAAACACAAAGTGTAAAGGCAGAGTGGGTAGTGCAAGATGAACCAGGTGTGTATGTAAGTTTGTCCTCACAGCCAGGTGGTGGTAATGAGCTTAGGCGTGTTCGCTTCAG TCGAAGGCATTTCACAGAAGAACAAGCTGAAAAGTGGTGGGCTGAAAATGGAACGAAAATATTGGAGCGGCACAATATAGTTGCTTTATAG
- the LOC114423274 gene encoding PH, RCC1 and FYVE domains-containing protein 1-like isoform X1, producing the protein MADPQKTAPGERNIEQAITSLKKGSYLLKYGRRGKPKFCPFRLSNDESLLLWYSGKEEKQLKLSTVSRIIPGQRTATFQRYPRPEKEYQSFSLIYNDRSLDLICKDKDEAEIWFVGLKALVTRGNNCKWRLESRTDDSLYYDSPNSGTRRSTPSFSDPGDAGGGAFDLQNRWVKAFSEIISYTAASKSSSQAESLANSSLSSGSVDNSSNRNSASEAFRVSLSSAVSSSSQGSYHEDFDSIGDVFIWGEGIADGILGGGVHRVGALSSSEMDAFLPKALESKLVLDVHSIGCGYRHAVIVTKQGDIFSWGEESGGRLGHGVEMDVFHPKLIDTLGGVNIELVACGEYHTCAVTYSGDLYTWGDGTHNSGMLGHGNEVSHWIPKKVSGNLEGLRVSYVSCGPWHTAIVTSAGQLFTFGDGTFGALGHGDLSSANIPREVETLKGLRTTRVACGVWHTAAVVEVVNESVESSTRSSNGRLFTWGDGDKSQLGHADREPRLVPECVNALSTENICRVACGHSLTIALTTSGLVYTMGSTAHGQLGCPASDGKVPTRVGDKIADSFVEDIACGSYHVAVLTSKAEVYTWGKGLNGQLGHGDSDHRNKPALVEFLKDKQVKSVFCGSNFTAVVCLHKWIPSVDHSTCVGCRNPFNFRRKRHNCYNCGLVFCKSCTSKKSIKASLAPSSNKPYRVCDDCYLKLKKAAAESVPSVQTPSLRSVSLQDNRITKVQGTLLRLASFGSIIQTESSQSKLPDSQDSHLFPALNGKPLMRGFAPSKSSNSLSIDSKKHLSVSEPSARISCQSTSSVSSKSSPRQSYEDINDHLKHRNDILSQEVISLRTQVEDLTHKSKSLEAELERTSKQLKEVTAVAADEAGKCKSAKEIIKSLTAQLKEMVERLPEGHNTDSSTEPYAENSSSILHHSLDESHIRNTVIPKNEGSSNVSNLILANGAKTQSVKAEWVVQDEPGVYVSLSSQPGGGNELRRVRFSRRHFTEEQAEKWWAENGTKILERHNIVAL; encoded by the exons ATGGCTGATCCTCAGAAAACGGCTCCTGGCGAGAGAAACATCGAGCAG gCAATTACATCTCTTAAGAAAGGCTCATATCTGCTGAAGTACGGGCGAAGAGGGAAGCCGAAGTTCTGCCCATTTAGGCTTTCCAAT GACGAGTCTCTACTCTTATGGTACTCTGGCAAGGAAGAGAAACAGCTTAAGCTCAGTACGGTTTCAAGGATCATTCCTGGGCAGCGAACT GCAACATTTCAGCGGTATCCACGGCCTGAAAAGGAATATCAGTCATTTTCTCTTATATACAATGATAGGTCCTTGGATTTG ATATGTAAGGATAAAGATGAAGCTGAAATCTGGTTTGTTGGTCTTAAGGCATTAGTTACTCGAGGTAACAACTGCAAGTGGAGATTGGAATCAAGAACTGATGACAGTTTGTATTATGATAGTCCAAATTCTGGCACACGAAGATCCACTCCATCATTCTCT GACCCTGGAGATGCTGGCGGAGGTGCTTTTGATTTGCAAAATAGATGGGTAAAGGCTTTCTCTGAAATAATTTCTTACACTGCAGCTAGTAAGAGTTCCAGCCAAGCTGAATCACTTGCAAATTCCTCTTTATCCTCTGGGTCTGTGGATAACTCAAGCAATCGAAATTCTGCATCTGAGGCATTTCGAGTTAGTTTATCTAGTGCTGTAAGTTCCTCCAGCCAGGGTTCttatcatgaagattttgattcCATAGGTGATGTTTTTATTTGGGGAGAAGGTATCGCCGATGGAATTCTTGGTGGTGGTGTACATAGAGTTGGAGCCTTATCTAGTTCTGAGATGGATGCATTCCTTCCCAAGGCACTAGAATCAAAGTTAGTTCTAGATGTTCATAGTATTGGTTGTGGCTACAGACATGCTGTTATAGTTACCAAGCAGGGAGATATATTTAGTTGGGGAGAGGAGTCAGGAGGTAGGCTTGGACATGGTGTTGAAATGGATGTTTTTCACCCGAAGCTCATTGACACTCTTGGTGGCGTGAATATCGAGTTAGTAGCATGTGGAGAATATCATACGTGCGCTGTTACTTATTCTGGGGATCTTTATACATGGGGTGATGGTACGCACAATTCTGGCATGCTTGGGCATGGAAATGAAGTCAGTCACTGGATTCCCAAGAAAGTAAGTGGTAACTTGGAGGGTTTACGTGTATCATATGTGTCCTGTGGACCTTGGCACACAGCTATTGTTACATCAGCTGGGCAGTTGTTCACATTTGGTGATGGAACTTTTGGTGCCTTGGGACATGGAGATCTTAGTAGCGCAAATATTCCTCGGGAAGTAGAAACTTTGAAAGGGTTGAGAACAACCAGGGTTGCCTGTGGTGTTTGGCACACTGCTGCAGTTGTTGAGGTGGTAAATGAATCTGTGGAATCTTCTACACGCTCATCTAATGGAAGACTGTTCACCTGGGGTGATGGAGATAAAAGCCAACTTGGACATGCTGATAGGGAACCTAGACTAGTTCCTGAGTGTGTAAATGCATTGAGTACTGAAAACATTTGCCGAGTGGCTTGTGGCCACAGTCTTACAATTGCTTTGACAACGTCAGGACTTGTATATACAATGGGAAGTACAGCACATGGACAACTTGGCTGTCCTGCATCTGATGGGAAAGTCCCTACACGTGTTGGAGATAAAATTGCTGATAGTTTTGTAGAAGATATTGCCTGTGGTTCATATCATGTTGCAGTCCTGACTTCCAAGGCAGAGGTTTACACATGGGGAAAGGGTTTGAATGGGCAATTAGGTCATGGAGACAGTGATCACAGGAATAAACCTGCACTTGTTGAGTTCTTAAAAGATAAACAAGTGAAAAGTGTTTTTTGTGGTTCAAACTTTACTGCTGTTGTATGTCTTCATAAATGGATACCAAGTGTTGATCATTCTACTTGTGTTGGATGTCGCAATCCATTTAATTTCAGAAGAAAACGTCATAATTGTTACAACTGTGGACTTGTGTTTTGCAAATCATGCACCAGCAAGAAGTCTATAAAAGCTTCCCTTGCTCCCAGTTCCAACAAGCCGTATCGAGTCTGTGATGACTGTTATCTTAAACTTAAGAAAGCTGCCGCTGAATCAGTACCCTCGGTGCAAACTCCTAGCTTGAGAAGTGTAAGTTTGCAAGACAATAGAATCACTAAAGTACAGGGAACACTATTAAGGCTTGCATCTTTTGGCTCTATTATTCAAACAGAAAGTAGTCAATCAAAGCTTCCAGATTCACAAGATAGCCATCTTTTCCCAGCTTTAAATGGAAAACCACTGATGAGGGGTTTTGCtccttcaaaatcatcaaattcTCTTTCTATTGATTCCAAGAAACACCTTTCAGTTTCTGAGCCTTCTGCAAGAATATCTTGTCAATCAACATCATCagtttcatcaaagtcaagTCCAAGACAATCTTATGAAGATATAAATGACCATTTAAAGCACAGAAATGATATTTTAAGTCAAGAAGTTATAAGTTTAAGGACACAG GTTGAAGACCTTACTCACAAGTCAAAAAGTTTAGAGGCTGAACTTGAGAGAACATCAAAGCAATTGAAGGAAGTGACTGCAGTAGCTGCAGATGAAGCTGGAAAGTGTAAATCAGCAAAAGAGATCATAAAGTCATTGACTGCACAG TTGAAAGAAATGGTGGAAAGACTGCCAGAAGGACATAATACTGACTCCAGTACAGAGCCCTATGCTGAAAACAGTAGTAGTATTCTGCATCATTCCTTAGATGAGAGCCATATAAGAAACACGGTCATTCCCAAAAATGAAGGCAGCAGCAATGTATCAAATCTGATATTAGCTAATGGTGCCAAAACACAAAGTGTAAAGGCAGAGTGGGTAGTGCAAGATGAACCAGGTGTGTATGTAAGTTTGTCCTCACAGCCAGGTGGTGGTAATGAGCTTAGGCGTGTTCGCTTCAG TCGAAGGCATTTCACAGAAGAACAAGCTGAAAAGTGGTGGGCTGAAAATGGAACGAAAATATTGGAGCGGCACAATATAGTTGCTTTATAG
- the LOC114423275 gene encoding uncharacterized protein LOC114423275, which produces MDKSNGCSFSSVTSIAVFSSAIFVVTLILVCLLYVMYCSSRSLSKRVLKPATTLFILRSGGHTAEMLNLLLVVLQKDRFKPRFYIAAATDMSLQALLIFFAPFENRMPAERSVVLNDSYSFETVLCAYPFLSSVLFAVFGVAYSMWFLFSCWRILSLVISKGLRVRIYVLASIVLVARHVVVNVCN; this is translated from the coding sequence ATGGACAAAAGCAATGGCTGCAGCTTCTCTAGTGTGACTTCAATTGCTGTCTTCTCAAGTGCCAtttttgttgtaactttgattttGGTTTGTCTCCTTTATGTCATGTATTGTAGCAGCAGATCCTTGAGCAAAAGGGTTTTAAAACCTGCCactaccctttttattttaagatcagGTGGTCATACTGCTGAGATGCTCAATCTATTATTGGTAGTGTTGCAGAAAGATAGGTTCAAGCCAAGATTCTACATTGCTGCTGCTACTGACATGAGTCTTCAAGCATTGCTCATATTCTTCGCTCCTTTCGAGAACCGCATGCCGGCAGAAAGATCGGTGGTTCTGAACGACAGTTACAGCTTCGAGACTGTGCTCTGCGCGTACCCTTTTCTGAGTAGTGTTCTTTTTGCGGTGTTTGGTGTTGCGTACTCAATGTGGTTCTTGTTCTCATGTTGGAGGATTTTGTCACTTGTCATAAGCAAAGGCTTGAGGGTGAGAATTTACGTGTTGGCTTCGATTGTGCTCGTGGCGCGACACGTGGTGGTCAACGTTTGCAACTAA
- the LOC114423896 gene encoding HVA22-like protein c, with protein MGASDNNNNFLQVVFNNFDVLALPLVTLVYPLYASIKAIETKSTTDDQQWLTYWILYSILTIFELTFAKVLELLPIWPFAKLIFSCWLVLPHFNGAAVVYRNYIRPFYMNPQIPIPQGSQIWYFPQKKSLFNQPDDVLSAAERYMEEHGTEAFERLISKNDRQARARRNGNYMIFDDDYRY; from the exons ATGGGTGCTtctgacaacaacaacaactttctCCAAGTTGTCTTCAATAACTTTGATGTTCTTGCTCT GCCCTTGGTTACGCTTGTTTACCCTTT ATATGCTTCAATTAAGGCCATCGAGACCAAGTCTACTACTGATGATCAACAATGGCTCACGTATTGGATTCTGTATTCCATTCTCACAATCTTTGAGCTCACATTCGCCAAAGTTCTTGAACT GCTTCCCATTTGGCCTTTTGCCAAGTTGATATTCAGTTGCTGGTTGGTTCTGCCTCACTTCAATGGGGCTGCAGTTGTTTATAGGAATTACATCAGACCATTCTATATGAACCCGCAAATCCCAATTCCTCAAGGCTCTCAAATCTGGTATTTTCCACAAAAGAAGTCCTTATTCAATCAGCCAGATGATGTTCTAAGTGCTGCTGAGAGATACATGGAAGAGCATGGTACAGAAGCCTTTGAAAGACTTATAAGCAAG AATGACAGACAAGCTAGAGCAAGGAGGAATGGAAATTACATGATCTTTGATGATGACTATAGATATTGA